The Flavobacterium sp. 140616W15 sequence TCTGTTGCAAACTCAAGAAATGCAAGACAATATCGAGCGTGTAAATAAAAGCCATCTTAATTTTCAGAATAAAATAAAAAATCATTCAAAAGTTATTACAACCAGAGTGTTAGGAGTTATTTTTGCATTAGAAATAAAATCTGATTCAGAAGAAAGTTATTATGGATCGATGAGAACCAAACTTTATAATTTCTTTATTGATAAAGGAGTTATTCTAAGACCTGTTGGGAATATAGTTTACATTTTGCCACCATATATTATTAGTGATGAGCAACTTGAAAAAGTATATTCAATTATAGAAGAAGCTATAGAGATGGTATAAGTGTAGATTTTTAAATCTATTTCTTCGCTCATTTTATTTATTACAGTTAAATTAATTATTTTGAACATAAACAAAATCGCGATTACTGCCTTTTCTTCTATCTCGCCTTTAGGAAACAATCCAAAAGACGTTTGGGAGAATTATTTGAGTAATAAACATTGTTTTACTTTGCAAGAATTGGACAAACAAGAAACGCCAGTTGCTACACTTGATGCTGATTCTAAACAAATTGTAGATCAGGTTCGTAATTCTGATATTAAATATAAATTTTTAGACAACAGTGTTTTGTTTGCTTTAGCAGCATCACGACAGGCAATAAAAAATTCTGGATGGAATTCGGAGGCTGTTTTTGGAATTAATATTGGTTCTTCACGTGGAGCAACCGATTTATTCGAAAAGCATTTTCAAGAATATTTAGAAACTGGAAAGGCGCAGACTTTGGCTTCACCAACCACTACATTAGGGAATATCTCTTCTTGGATAGCACATGATTTACAGAGTTCAGGGCCAGAAATATCACATTCTATTACTTGCTCTACAGCATTGCATGCTTTGTTAAATGGTGTTGCATGGTTAAGAGCAGGAATGGTCGATAAGTTTTTGGTAGGTGGTAGCGAAGCTCCGTTGACTGATTTTACGATTGCACAAATGCGCGCTTTAAAAATTTACTCTCGAGTAGATTTGAATACTGATAAGTGGCCAAATCTTGCATTTGATTTGGATAAAATTCAAAACACAATGGTTTTGGGTGAGGGAGCAGCAGTTTGTTGTCTTGAATCTGGAGAAAAAGAAAATGCCATTGCTTATATTACTGGAGTGGGATATGCTACAGAAGTTTTGGAGCATAATATATCTATTTCGGCAGAAGCAACTTGTTTCCAAAAATCAATGAAAATGGCTTTAAAAGGAATCAATCCTGAAGATGTAGATGTAATTGTAATGCACGCGCCAGGAACTATAAAAGGAGACTTAACAGAATATAAAGCAATCCAAAAAGTCTTTGATTCTAAGCTTCCTTTGCTGACTACCAATAAATGGAAGATCGGGCATACTTTTGGAGCTTCAGGAATCTTGAGTGTAGAAATGGCAATTTTAATGATGCAACATAATATATTTATTGGAGTCCCTTTTGCCGAAGAGCAGCAACAAACAAAACCCATAAAGAAGGTTTTGATTAATGCGGTAGGTTTTGGAGGAAATGCCGTTAGTATTCTAATAGAAAAAGCATAATAAAAAGGGGGTATCGTTAGATAGCCCCTTTGTTTTTATAAAGTGTCCCGTCCTGAAATAGTGATACTCTTTAAGTAATTTTGTTCTTTTGTAGACTAGAGAATTATTTCGTTTCTGTTTCTAGTTCTTTTACTTTTTCATATACCATATTACTTTCGTAGCCACGACGTAGGATGTAATCACAAAATTTTTTACGTTTTTTAAGTTGATTATTCTCTTGCATGCTATTCCAATATTTTTGGGTTAGATTCTCAAATGTTTCTAGATATTCTTCATTACTAATTCCTGCAAGAGCAAGATTGATATTGGTAGAAGTTATATGACGGGCTTTGAGTTCATTTACAATTCGAATTTTCCCCCATTGCTTTATACGATGTTTTCCCTGAGCAAAAATACAAGCAAAGCGAGTTTCATTAAGGAAGTTGTCAGTTATAAGCTGTACAACAATAGCGTCTATTTCGTCGGAGGTCATTTTTAGACTATATAGTTTAGAAATTACTTCATCATGACAGCGTTCTTGGTAAGCGCAAAAATGTTCTAATTTTTGTAGCGCTTCTTTAGGTGTACAGTCCGATTTCATATAGCCTTTTGTAATTTTAGTGTTGAATAAAGAACAAATGTAGAACTTTAATTTTTTTCTGAAGCTAATTCTGGCTATTAAGCCTATTTTGGAATTAATCTTCTTAATAATGGTGTTGAAATACAATCTTGTAAGATATATACTGTAATGGCAAATGAATTTAATTGTAAGATATTAGTAATTAGTTTGTTAAATATTTATTAAGAATGTGGTTTTAGTCGTTGTAAAGCATGTCGATATGAATAAAATTAGAGCAGTTTTCGATTTTTTTTTATTAAATTTAGTAAGGCATTTTATAATTATCTTTAACTTAATGTTATTTTGATTCTTCTTAAGGGAAAAGGTTATAATACTAATTAATCCTCAATTAGTACTGTCGCTTTTTCAATACCACTCATAAATATTGCAAAGAATTAGTTGTCTTTTTATTATTAAAACCTACTATTATGAGACTAAAATTATCTTTTTTTTTCATTTTTATTTGTATTTATTCATGGTCCCAGACAACAAATACATTTTCGACAAGTGGTTCATTTACTGTTCCGGCAGGTTTGAACTTATTAACAGCAGAATGTTGGGGGGCCGGAGGATCTGGTTCTGGCACTAATACTAGTACTTCAGCAGGAGGTGGAGGTGGAGGTGGTTATAGTATAGCTTCTATTTCTGTGGCTCCTAATAGTTCAATTTCTTATGTGGTTGGTTTGGGGAGCTTAGGTTCTAACGAAATCGGAGTTAATGGTGCTGCATCTAGTTTTTCAACTGTATCTGCTAATGGTGGAGCTGGAGGAGGGAATTCAGGTGCTGGAGGTCTCGGAGGTGTTGGAACAACTTTTTCTGGTGGAAAAGGGGCTAATGGAAGTACTGTACTTGGATTGATATTTTCAGGTGGAGGTGGAGGTAGCGCAGGTACAGCTATAAAAGGGAATGATGCAGCTAGTGGTAATGGAGGGTTGGCTGTTGCTGGTGGTGGGGCTGGTGGAAATGGAGGAGCTGTAGTGGGTCCTGGAGCTAGTGGAAATATACCAGGTGGAGGAGGTGGAGGAGGTTTAGGTTTATTAGGTTTAATTACGAACAAAGGTGGAAATGGAGGGAATGGGCAGATAAGGATTACTTATACTTGTCCAACTTATAATGTTACAGGTACTGCAGCGGCAGATGTATGTGCTTCAACAGGTTCAACATCGACAGTAACATTGAGTTCAAGTATTATTACACAATTACCTGTAGGTAATTATGTAGTGACTTATAATAGAAGTAATCCTAGTGCTACAGGGTTAACTGCAAATATGACAGTTGGAACAGCAGGTACAGGAACTTTTACAGCAACAGGATTGACTGCTTTAGGCTCTAGTACTATAACAATTACTAATCTTTCTTCAGGAACTTGTTCATCTAATATAACGACTAAT is a genomic window containing:
- a CDS encoding regulatory protein RecX, translated to MKSDCTPKEALQKLEHFCAYQERCHDEVISKLYSLKMTSDEIDAIVVQLITDNFLNETRFACIFAQGKHRIKQWGKIRIVNELKARHITSTNINLALAGISNEEYLETFENLTQKYWNSMQENNQLKKRKKFCDYILRRGYESNMVYEKVKELETETK
- a CDS encoding beta-ketoacyl synthase N-terminal-like domain-containing protein — protein: MNINKIAITAFSSISPLGNNPKDVWENYLSNKHCFTLQELDKQETPVATLDADSKQIVDQVRNSDIKYKFLDNSVLFALAASRQAIKNSGWNSEAVFGINIGSSRGATDLFEKHFQEYLETGKAQTLASPTTTLGNISSWIAHDLQSSGPEISHSITCSTALHALLNGVAWLRAGMVDKFLVGGSEAPLTDFTIAQMRALKIYSRVDLNTDKWPNLAFDLDKIQNTMVLGEGAAVCCLESGEKENAIAYITGVGYATEVLEHNISISAEATCFQKSMKMALKGINPEDVDVIVMHAPGTIKGDLTEYKAIQKVFDSKLPLLTTNKWKIGHTFGASGILSVEMAILMMQHNIFIGVPFAEEQQQTKPIKKVLINAVGFGGNAVSILIEKA